In Pseudomonas sp. HR96, the DNA window CGTGCCCGCGTTCCAGGCGGTAAACAGCTGGCCCAGATCGGCAAAGGCGCTCCATAGCACTTTCACCAGACCGACAAAGCTGTACATCGCTTGCACGATCGGCAGTCGTTTGAGCAGCAATTTTGCTCCGATGCGTGCTGCCTCCACGGCGCTGGTGGGTCGGGTGCCGCTGACGTAGAACATCATCATCGCCAGCACCGGCATCGCCGCAGCGGACAGGGTGCCGTCCTGCCAGCGGCGGGTGACTGCCTCCGTCAACGTCTGCGTGGCCACGCCGACGATACCGCGGCTTATTGCACCTACCTGATCAAAAGCCCCTGCCTGGTCCGAAAGTGCCTGATAGGGCTGCAGCATGGCCTGGCCCAGCGGCGCCCAATAGCCATATTGACTGATGGCCTCGGTCAACGGTACCGGCAAGGCACGCTCGAGAAGCGACAAGTGCGGCGATCGAGCGGCGATGCCGATCAGCCGCTGCAGACCCTGGGCGGGGTTTTCATTCACTTCGGCAGTATCAATGAACTCCCGAGCGATGTTCATGGGCGCGGTGATCTGCCGAGAGAAGTCGTGCGGCAACAAAAGGTCGAACAGTTCGCCCACTTGCGGTTCGGCCATCAATTCAAGCCCCCAACCCAGCTGCTCCTGGAGCGACCCTTGGGCTGGAAAACTCCTTAGCGCTTGCAGCGAGCCGCTTTTTGCTTCGAGTTGCGTCAGGTAGTCACGGACCTCGACGGGCAAGGCCACGCCAGTGCGCAAGGCCCGCTCCAGATTCAACACGGTGACGCTGGCGCGGGCATGGGGCGTGTCCTGCGGCGGCAGCTCGTGGGGTCCCGCCAAGGTCTGGGCGACGGCAGCCAGGCGCATGTTGACGGTCTGCGCCACCAGCCCGCCGAACGAGGTGTGCAGCCCGGTGCCGAGCAACTGGACTGCAGCGGCATGCGGGTAGTCGACTGCGCCGGGCTTGATCAGCCTCTTGAAACGTCTGATGACTTGGGCCCAGTCACTGAAAAAGTCGGGGAGCCACTGCAGGTCTTGCGGAAGGACAAGCTTGGCCATCTCGACCGGAGTCAGTACCCGCATCAGGGCGGCAACGCTGCTTTCGTCCTCTACGGGCTGATGGTCCTGCAACAGTTCCAACAGCTTGATCAAGCGCGGCAAGGCGATGTCCAGTGCGCTTTGCGTGGTCGGTTCGAAAGGCGCCACCGGCGCAAGTGACATGATATTGCGCAACAGCCGTAGCGGGGTGAGCAGACTGCCGATCAGGCTGGCCTCGCCAGGTTCCATTGCGGCTTGCACTTCAACAGCGAGGTCGAGCAGCGTTTCCATCTCCGGGCTGAGGGTCACTCCTGCACGCCGCTTCGCTTCGCGTAACCGCTCGGCGGCGTGCGCCTCGCCACGTAACGCCGCCAGCGCGTGCAGCAGCGCCGCGACATCGACTTGTGGCAGACCCACCTTGATCGCTCGCTGCAGCAAGCCCAGCAATGCAGGCAGGACGAGCGCCTTGAGGGTTTCGTACCACAGGCGGGTACGGGTTTTGGCCGCGTCTGGCGTGGCGGGTTTGGCCGTCTGCGGCAGCCACACGGCATCGGGCAATCTCGGCCCGGCCATCACCGCGCTCATCTGCTCGATCGCGTGTTGATCGACTGGGGCCACGCTGCTTTCGGGCTGGCGGGTGATTGGAGGGGCATGCAGCGTCATGAACCAGCTCCGATGAGTGCTGCACTCAGTATTCAGAAGCTGGCTCGGTTTTCCATATTTGATTTTTGCCAAATCAACGCGTTCTGTACGCTCGATGACACTGCGGCCCTGCTCGTCAGCGGCCAGCAGTTGCGGCGTGCAGCATGTGCCGCTGCCACTTGCAGGAGGGCAACCTGAAATAGCGTTTCGTGGTAGACATGGGCGGGCTCCAGCGCAAAGCTGTGCGCTTCCCATTCTGGAGTGGCGCCATGAACAATGATCTCTTCGAAAAAGGCTTCGCCAACCGTAAAGCCGTGCTCGGTGAAGCCCATGTGGAAAAAGCCTGGGCGGCGGCCGATGACTTCAACCGGCCGATGCAGGCGTTGGTCACCGAATACTGCTGGGGCGCCATCTGGGGCGACGACACCCTGCCGTTCAAGACCCGCAGCCTGCTCAACCTGGCCATGCTCACCGCGATGAGTCAGCACCATGAGCTGGCCGGGCATGTAAAAGGGGCGTTGAACAACGGGGTGACCAAGGAAGAGGTCCGCGCGGTACTGATGCAGGCGGGTATCTACTGCGGGGTGCCGCTGGCGCTGGCGGCTTTTCGGGTCGCGAGCGAGGCGATCAAGGTTTGGGAGGGTGAGCAGCCGGCTTGATCGGGTAGTGGCTGTCTGGTGCTGCCATGCGCAAGAATGACCTGGCGTTCTTCCTCTCGCTATTTGCGTCGCTGCTGGCGGTGATGGCGGTGATGGCGGCGGTGCTGGGAGGGGGTGCGCTGTAATGGTTTGCCAGGGGGCGTGGGGAGAATCCGAACGATCGAAGCCTATGAGGCACGCATTGGCATTGGTTAAAATCTGTAACACAACCAAAGCCCAGCCGCGTTGCCGGACGTTTTTTTTGTGCTTACGATCAAATCATGATTATCTATGACGAAACAAAGCGCCAATCCAATATCGTCAAACATGGTTTCGATTTGGCCCAGGCGGGTCTGGTGTACGACTCGCCGGACAAAATCACGCTCTGCACACAACGTCATGGCGAAGACCGATGGATAGATATGGCCATGGTCAAGATCCTGGGTATGGTTCTCGTACTGGTGTACGTGGAACGCGGCCAGGACATCCGGGCAATTTCATTGCGCCGCGCATCCAGACAGGAGAGAAAACTTTATGAAAGTTACCGACATGACTGATTGGGATCGCGTAAAACGCGAAGCTGCTGCCGATGCGCCCATCGCTCAGGACGCGGACGATCTCTACAACCCGAACGATGAGGAGGCCGTCACTGCATTCTTCGAGCAGGCAGTGGTTCGCCGCCGTGGCGAGCGCGGCCCCCAGAAATCTCCAGTGAAGGCCAGGGTGTCGTTACGACTCTCGCCAGAGGTGGTGGAGTACTTCAAAGCCAGCGGTAGCGGCTGGCAGACACGCATGGATCAGGCGTTGAAGGAATACGTGAGCCAGCACCCACGTCCAGTGTGGTGATCGTGCAAGCGCCTGGCGGCCCTCGACAGCAAAACTTGCACAAACAAAAAAGCCCTGAAAATTCAGGGCTTTATCGTCGAGATTTGGCGGAAGCGTAGAGATTCGAACTCTAGGGGCTTTGACACCCGGCGGTTTTCAAGACCGCTGCCATAGGCCACTCGGCCACGCTTCCAGATTTGTTGCGGGCGCCATGATACCGGATTGAAACACCCTGTCAAACTCCATCGCTGGCCGCTTTGGCGCGGTCTGGTATGATCTTGATTCTAAACATTTCAGCACGAGCTATTTACGTGCGAAACCTGCTACAACAGACACCAGCTCTACCATTACCGCACTATTAGGAGTGTCCGCCATGCGCGAACAGGATTATGCAGTTAATAATGGCTCGCAGGCTCAGCAGCTAGAAGTTAGCCGCGTCCTGCGCAACACCTACGGCCTGCTGGCCCTGACCTTGGCTTTCAGTGGCCTGACCGCCTACATTTCCCAGCAGATGCACGTCGGCTACCCGAATATCTTCGTGGTGCTGATCGGCTTCTACGGGTTGTTCTTCCTCACCAACAAGCTGCGCGATTCGGCGTGGGGCCTGGTGTCGGCGTTCGCCCTGACCGGCTTCATGGGTTACCTGCTCGGCCCTATCCTCAACCGCTACCTGGGCATGCAGGGCGGCGCTGAAGTGGTCAGCTCGGCCTTCGCCATGACCGCTCTGGTGTTCGGTGGCCTGTCGGCCTACGTGCTGATGACCCGCAAGGACATGAGCTTCCTCGGTGGCTTCATCACCGTCGGCTTCTTCGTGTTGCTGGGCGCTACGCTGGCGAGCATGTTCTTCCAGATCAGCGGGCTGCAACTGGCGATCAGCGCCGGCTTCGTGCTGTTCTCGTCGGTGTGCATCCTGTTCCAGACCAGCGCGATCATCCACGGTGGCGAGCGTAACTACATCATGGCGACCATCAGCCTGTATGTATCGATCTACAACCTGTTCATCAGCCTGTTGCAGATCTTCGGCATCATGGGTCGCGATGACTGAGGCTGGTTGTCGACTGTCCGGCTCACTGCCCACAAAAAAAGCCCGCTGAAAAGCGGGCTTTTTCGTTGGTCGCGGGCAAGAGCTCGGGGCGCTGCCCCCTCCCACCTGAGCTCCTGAGCCTAATGCACCTGGGCAAAGTCACTCAGCACATCGTCGCGCAGCGCGATGAACGCCGCGTCGCTGCGATTGCGCGGGCGTGGCAGGTCGATGTCGAGGATGCGACGTATGCGCCCGGGGTTGGGTTGCATGACCACCACCCGGTCGCCGAGGAACACCGCTTCGTCGACGTCGTGGGTCACCAGAATCATGGTGATCCCTTCCTTGGCCCAGATCTGTTGCAGCTCACCTTGCAGGCGGGTACGGGTCAGGGCATCCAGTGCCCCCAGCGGCTCGTCGAGCAGCAGCACGCTGGGCCGGTTGACCAGGCCGCGGGCGATGGCCACCCGCTGGGCCATGCCGCCGGATATCTGATGCGGGTAACTGCTGGCGAAGTCTTGCAGGCCCACCAGCTCGATATGCTCGCGCACGCTGTCGCGCTTCTGCGTGGCCGTCAAGGGTGCGTTTTTCAGGCCCACGGCAACGTTCTGCTCGACAGTCAGCCAAGGGAACAGGCGATGGTCCTGGAAGACGATACCGCGATCCAGGCCGGTGCCGCGAATCGGCTTGCCGTCGAGCAGGATGCGCCCTTCGTAGTCCTCGTCCAGGCCGAGAATCAAGCGCAGCAACGTCGACTTGCCGCAGCCGCTGGCGCCGACGATGCTGATGAACTCGCCGGCGGCGATGTCCAGGTGGATGCCGTCAAGCACTTGCAGCTGGCTGCGCGCACCCGGCTGCGCGGCGAAGCGCTTGCTGATGTTTTCCAGGGTCAGGCTGTTGCGAGTCATGGCCAGTCCTTGCAGATAAAGTGAGTCAGCGTGGTGCCACGCCGTACAGATGCTGCAGCCGGCGCTCCAGGCGCCGCGCCAGGGTGTTCAGGGCAAAGCCGACCAGACCGATGACGATCATGCCGAACAGCACCAGGTCCATCATGAAGTGCTCGCTGCCGTCGATCAGCGTGTTGCCGATGCCCTCCCCCGACACCAGCAGGTATTCAGCGCCGATGGTGGCCAGCCACGAGTAGACCAGGGCCAGGTACAGGCCGGTGAAGATCGACGGCAACGCAGCCGGCAGCATGACGCCGATGATGGTCTGCCAGCGCGTGAAGCGGTACACCCGCGCCACTTCCAGCAAACTGGGCGGCACGCCGCGCAGGCCGTCGCAGGTGTTGACCACCACGGGCACCAGGGCGGCCAGCGAGAGGAACACCACCTTGGCCACGTCGCCGAGGCCGAACCACACTGAAATCAGCGGGATCCAGGCGAACAGGGAAATCTGTTTGAAGGTGTTGAAGCTGGGCCCGACCAGGCGTTCGGCCAAAGGCGACAGCCCCAGCACGCAGCCCAACACCAGGCCCAGCAGCGTGCCAATGACGAAGCCGCTGAGGTTGCGCGCGAGGCTTGAACCGATGGCCCGCCAGAACTGTGCAGAGCTGACCTGGTCCCAGGCAGTGGCCGCGACCTTTTGCGGCGAGACCAGCAGCCCCGAATGGCTCCAGCCCAGCGCCGAGGCCAGCCACCACAGGGCGATCAGGCCCAGTGGCAGTACCCAGCCGCGCCAGGCACGGCGTTGATGGAACACCTGAGTACTCATGCCATGCCACTCCCGTGCGCCGATCGGCCCTGCCGACCGCCAAGCCGTTGCTCGGCCAGGTCGAACAGTCGGTCGATCAACCAGCCGACGGCACCGACCACTACCACTGCAGCCATCACCAGATCCAGCTGGAACAGCTGGCGTCCGTAAACGATCAGGTAGCCCAGGCCTTCGCTGGAGGCCACCAGTTCGACCACCACCAGCGACAGCCAGGCCTTGGTAAAGCCCAGGCGCAGCCCGGTGAACAAGGTTGGCACGGCAGCCGGCAACACGATGGCGAGCACCTGCTGGCGGTCGCTGAAGCCATAGACCCGACCGACTTCCAGCAGCCCTGCGGGAGCCTGGCGAAAGGCCTGCAAGGTGCACAGGGTCACGGGCACCATGGCCGCCATGGCGATCAGCGCATACTTGAGCGGCTCGCCGATGCCGAACAGCAGCAAGGCGAACGGCAACCAGCCCAGCACCGGAATCTGCACCATGGCGTTGAAGGTCGGGAACAGGTACTCCTCGGCGCTGCGCGACAACCCCATCACCAGGCCCAGCGACAGGCCGATCACCGCCCCCAGGCCAAAGCCGACGACGACCCGCTGCAGGCTGGCGGCCGCGTTGCGCCACAGGTCGCCGCTGACCACCAGATCATGCAGGGCGTCGTAGACATAGGCCGGCGGCGGCAACACCTGCTCGGGCAGCCAACCTTGGCGAGTGCCGAGCTGCCACAGGGCGAACAGCGCCAGCGGCAACAGCCACGGCAGGCCGAACCGCTGCAGGCGCGCCCGCCACAGCGCGAACCGGCGGGGCGCCACCGCCACCTGTCGCGGCGCGCGCAGGGGTGCCGGGGGCAGGCGCTTGACGACAGGTGCCGCAGCCGGTGGCGCCAGGAGGCGAGCGTTAGCCTTGGCCATCAGGGTCAACCTCCGCTGGCCACCGGCGTCGCCGATGCCGTGCTGTTGGCCGGTTGTTTGCCGTCAGGCGCGTAGGGGGTCCAGTAGTTTTCCAGGCCCTTGGCCTTGAGGGCGGTGTCCAGGTAACGCGCGTCGAACCAG includes these proteins:
- a CDS encoding carboxymuconolactone decarboxylase family protein is translated as MNNDLFEKGFANRKAVLGEAHVEKAWAAADDFNRPMQALVTEYCWGAIWGDDTLPFKTRSLLNLAMLTAMSQHHELAGHVKGALNNGVTKEEVRAVLMQAGIYCGVPLALAAFRVASEAIKVWEGEQPA
- a CDS encoding BrnT family toxin, whose amino-acid sequence is MIIYDETKRQSNIVKHGFDLAQAGLVYDSPDKITLCTQRHGEDRWIDMAMVKILGMVLVLVYVERGQDIRAISLRRASRQERKLYESYRHD
- a CDS encoding BrnA antitoxin family protein; the protein is MKVTDMTDWDRVKREAAADAPIAQDADDLYNPNDEEAVTAFFEQAVVRRRGERGPQKSPVKARVSLRLSPEVVEYFKASGSGWQTRMDQALKEYVSQHPRPVW
- a CDS encoding Bax inhibitor-1/YccA family protein → MREQDYAVNNGSQAQQLEVSRVLRNTYGLLALTLAFSGLTAYISQQMHVGYPNIFVVLIGFYGLFFLTNKLRDSAWGLVSAFALTGFMGYLLGPILNRYLGMQGGAEVVSSAFAMTALVFGGLSAYVLMTRKDMSFLGGFITVGFFVLLGATLASMFFQISGLQLAISAGFVLFSSVCILFQTSAIIHGGERNYIMATISLYVSIYNLFISLLQIFGIMGRDD
- a CDS encoding ABC transporter ATP-binding protein, which translates into the protein MTRNSLTLENISKRFAAQPGARSQLQVLDGIHLDIAAGEFISIVGASGCGKSTLLRLILGLDEDYEGRILLDGKPIRGTGLDRGIVFQDHRLFPWLTVEQNVAVGLKNAPLTATQKRDSVREHIELVGLQDFASSYPHQISGGMAQRVAIARGLVNRPSVLLLDEPLGALDALTRTRLQGELQQIWAKEGITMILVTHDVDEAVFLGDRVVVMQPNPGRIRRILDIDLPRPRNRSDAAFIALRDDVLSDFAQVH
- a CDS encoding ABC transporter permease; the protein is MSTQVFHQRRAWRGWVLPLGLIALWWLASALGWSHSGLLVSPQKVAATAWDQVSSAQFWRAIGSSLARNLSGFVIGTLLGLVLGCVLGLSPLAERLVGPSFNTFKQISLFAWIPLISVWFGLGDVAKVVFLSLAALVPVVVNTCDGLRGVPPSLLEVARVYRFTRWQTIIGVMLPAALPSIFTGLYLALVYSWLATIGAEYLLVSGEGIGNTLIDGSEHFMMDLVLFGMIVIGLVGFALNTLARRLERRLQHLYGVAPR
- a CDS encoding ABC transporter permease; the protein is MAKANARLLAPPAAAPVVKRLPPAPLRAPRQVAVAPRRFALWRARLQRFGLPWLLPLALFALWQLGTRQGWLPEQVLPPPAYVYDALHDLVVSGDLWRNAAASLQRVVVGFGLGAVIGLSLGLVMGLSRSAEEYLFPTFNAMVQIPVLGWLPFALLLFGIGEPLKYALIAMAAMVPVTLCTLQAFRQAPAGLLEVGRVYGFSDRQQVLAIVLPAAVPTLFTGLRLGFTKAWLSLVVVELVASSEGLGYLIVYGRQLFQLDLVMAAVVVVGAVGWLIDRLFDLAEQRLGGRQGRSAHGSGMA